TATACAGCAGAGATTcatacctgtaacacctgtaataCACCTGTAATATACAGCAGAGATTcatacctgtaacacctgtaataTACAGCAGAGAGTcatacctgtaacacctgtaataTACAGTAGAGAGTcatacctgtaacacctgtaataTACAGCAGAGATTcatacctgtaacacctgtaataTACAGCAGAGATTCATACCTGTGACACCTGTAATATACAGCAGAGATTCATACATGTAGCACTTGTAATACACCTGTAATATACAGCAGAGATTcatacctgtaacacctgtaataTACAGCAGAGAGTcatacctgtaacacctgtaataTACAGCAGAGAGTcatacctgtaacacctgtaataTACAGCAGAGAGTcatacctgtaacacctgtaataTACAGCAGAGAGTcatacctgtaacacctgtaataTACAGTAGAAAGTcatacctgtaacacctgtaataTACAGCAGAGAGTcatacctgtaacacctgtaataTACAGCAGAGAGTcatacctgtaacacctgtaataCACCTGTAATATACAGCAGAGAGTcatacctgtaacacctgtaataCACCTGTAATATACAGCAGAGATTcatacctgtaacacctgtaataTACAGCAGAGAGTcatacctgtaacacctgtaataTACAGCAGAGAGTcatacctgtaacacctgtaataTACAGCAGAGAGTcatacctgtaacacctgtaataTACAGTAGAAAGTcatacctgtaacacctgtaataTACAGCAGAGAGTcatacctgtaacacctgtaataTACAGCAGAGAGTcatacctgtaacacctgtaataCACCTGTAATATACAGCAGAGAGTcatacctgtaacacctgtaataTACAGCAGAGAGTcatacctgtaacacctgtaataTACAGCAGAGAGTcatacctgtaacacctgtaataCACCTGTAATATACAGCAGAGAGGCATACCTGTAATACACCTGTAATATACAGCAGAGAGTcatacctgtaacacctgtaataCACAACAGAGAGTcatacctgtaacacctgtaataAACCTGTAATATACAGCAGAGAGTcatacctgtaacacctgtaataCACCTGTAATATACAACAGAGAGTCATACCTGTAATACACCTGTAATATACAACAGAGAGTcatacctgtaacacctgtaataTACAACAGAGAGTcatacctgtaacacctgtaataCACCTGTAATATACAGCAGAGAGTcatacctgtaacacctgtaataCACCTGTAATATACAGCAGAGAGTcatacctgtaacacctgtaataTACAGCAGAGAGTCATACCTGTAATATACAGCAGAGAGTCATACCTGTATAATAATCTCAGTCTCTTTTTCCCCATGTGTCGTCTCTCAGGTACAGCTGTGGACCAACCGTATACGACCACGCCCACCTGGGCCATGCATGGTAACCTCGCTCAGTGAGGAGTGTTGCATCATAACGACCTCGATACTTATCAGGAATCAGAGATCTTAAAAACGTGTTTGTTTGCGTCTCAGCTCTTACGTCAGGTTCGACGTCCTGCAGAGGATCCTGTCCAGGTTGTTTGGAATCACCGTCCTCCACGCCATGGTCATCACAGACATCGACGACAAAATCATCAAGAGAAGCTGGGAGGtgagtggggaggggggagggagggggggggggggggcttaaagGATGTTTGGTGAGACTTTTCCTTTCCCTCGTTTTATAGGAGAACGTTTCCCCAGCTGTCATTTCCTCAATGTTTGAGGAGGAATTCAAGAAGGACATGCTGTCGTTAAAGGTGAGTAATGACCCAATCAGAAGTCCTCCTGGTCACCGAATATCAGATAATCACGTCTTTGTGTCGTCGTCTTGGAGGTGATTCCTCCTGCAGTGTACCTGAGAGTCACCGAGAACGTGCACCACATCGTTGCCTTTATTCAGCGGATCATCCAAAACGGACATGCGTACACCACAAAAGAAGGCGAGTATTTGAGATTTGAGACTTGAGACGTCCTGATTCCTGTTTCCTGCGTCAGGGGGTGGGGCTTAACGTTTCTGTTCCGCTGCAGGGGATGTGTTTTTTGACATCCGGTCCATCGGCGATCGCTATGGAAAGTTTGTGGGAGCTGTGGAGTCTCAGGGAGAAGCTGGTGAGTGTAAAGTAGATAAAACGTCTAAAACCAGACTTCAACGGAGGGTTAACACAAAACCAGAATCTTTACCTTTAATGTAATTCTTGTACAAATCAAACAATACCATCGATGTTTGATACCACAGCCAAAAAATACACAAGTCCCAGACACCTGATATTaaataatttcttgtttttaacctCCAAAAACTgaaagcaaactcctgcacgctgtctaaattgcacaaatacatttgcaGCCTTTCTGTTCCAAATCATCGACAACACATTTGTGCAATCCAGAGAGCGTGCAGGAGTTCGCCGGCCCACCTGTCCCATGACTCGTTAAGGGATTGTTCGACTTTGTCATGAATAAGCGACCTGTATGCAGCGCTGTGAGAGACGGGAGTGTAACTTTTGCATCGTCAAAAGAACTTGAGAAATGTCGCTGTGAGTCTGAATGCGCGGCTGAAAGTTGCAAGcaacctcctgcacaatgtcgTCATTGCACACATTTTTGCGTCCGCCTTTTTGTGCAGTTTATTCAGCGCGCAGGAGGTTGATTGCTCTTTTTCTCTTGTGACAGCTTCGGGTTCAAAGTGTGACTGAGAGTCTGTCTTgtctttttaaagcttctgcACTTTGTGATTCTATCGACTGTTAGAATAACAGAGATCGTACTGTTTTAAAACACGTATCTAAAAGTCTGTAAGTCTCAAATGTGTTGACAACCTCACTGTAAAATATCATTTTACTTGTTGATATAACTCTAAAGAGACGCTTCTTCAGGCAGCGCAAACAAACGAGACTCGAGGGATTTCGCTCTTTGGAAGCCGTCCAAACCTCAGGAGCCGTTCTGGGAATCTCCGTGGGGCAGAGGTCGACCGGGCTGGCACATCGAGTGCTCGACCATCGCCAGGTTTGGATTCACAATAAAACCTGTTAGTCTGTGTTTCTATGGATGCAGGTTCCTCAGTGCTGGACATTTCATCCATAAAAACATGTCATAAAAACTCTCTTCTCCTGATAtgtctgcaaaacaaacaccagCATCTGTCTCGTCGTCTGCTCACTGTTTTCAGCTCAGTGTTTGGGAGTCAGCTGGACGTCCACTCCGGAGGCATCGACCTGGCGTTCCCTCACCACGAGAACGAGGTAGCTCAGAGCGAAGCCTATCATCAGTGTGAACAGTGGGCAAACTACTTCCTCCACTCGggtaaagaaaacataaaatccaGCTTCTAAACTTCTGATGAATCATGATGACAACTCTGTGATTGCCGGACTTCCCACAGTTCTTTTTCTcgctgtaaaacattttaaaaccttaGCGCCTgatcttctgttgtttttgttttcaggtcaTTTACACCTGAAAGGCAGCGCAGAGAAAATGTCTAAGTCTTTAAAGAACTACGTCACCATCAAGGTAAAGACATCATCAAGTACTGAGTCACTCTTTTCTGTAGAATTAATGTAGAATATTTCTTACTGAAGTCTGTGAAATCATCACCCTGCCTCTGATTGGACGTCCTGTTACCACATctttttagattagattcaactttattgtcattgtgcaGAGTACAAGTACAGAGACAACGAAATGTATTTAGTGTTCTAACCAAAAAAGTGCAAAAGAGCAACAAAGGTGCAGTACAAACATGAATAGGCATAAAGTGCAATATGGTAGTAAGGTAATACGGTAAGCTGGTGCAGAGGATACAGATAATACTGGTATTATAGAGCAGCTTTGATGGATATAAGATAGTTACAGTATgaacaatatttacagtatttactgGTCCGGGTGCCAAGAGACTTAAACTTCTtggtaaaaatcaaacaatatccaAACATGTTCTGATTACAAAAACACCAAATAATGGGTCATTGCTTCTTTTCAATGAATACAAATTGCAAACaatctcctgcacactgtcagAATTTCACACAGACATTGGCAACATTGACATATTTGTGAAATTCAGACAGCGTTCTAAATAAATGGCACTTTGAATCAGTTTTTGTTCTCTCGCTGAAGCTTTTGGACCAAAACATGAAGGGTCTTTTTGCTTCTATCGatgattaaaaaacagagattCAATCAGAACTATCTGAACCTCTGCCTCTTTTGTCTCGTGTCAGGATTTCCTGCAGTCGTACTCGGCCAACGAGTTCCGGATGCTTTGTCTTCTGACTAGATACAGATCAGGTTGGAGACGTCATTTTGAAGCACATCTTGTTTTgcatcagaagaagaagaaaagaagagagtaTTACTGATTCTCTGTGGTGTCTCTGCAGCCATCGACTACAGCGACAGCAGCATGTCGGAGGCTCGCAGCTCTCTGGAAACCATCACGACGTTCATCCACGGCGCCCAGGCCTACATGAAGGGTCAGCTGCAGTGTTCACCTGTACAGGAAGCCTCCCTGTGGGAAaggtacttcctgtttgatccATCCGTTAAAAGATTTCATCATCTTGTGACGTTTTCCGTtgattagatttatttttttttgtcaggttgGCTGAGACTAAATCCAGCGTGCTGAAATCTCTGGCGGACGACTTCGACACGCCGAGAGCCGTCGGCGCCGTGATGAATCTGGTGTATCACGGGAACCGCCAACTGCAGCCGGTTTCAAAGGTGAGTCATTGTGTCGAACTCAAGCGGTagaaaaattcagttttaacatcctgcagttccccGTTAATGATCGTATCCGCCTGTGCGTCTGTTTCGTTTCTCCGTTCAGTCTGATGGAGTCGTTCGGAGCCCTGCGGTTTTCGCCGCCATGATCAGCTACATCCGAGATCTCCTGGACGTGTTTGGGATCGACCTGCAGCACAGGAAGGTCAGAactctggagagagagagagagagagagaagtaaaaaaaacagacgtgAGGAGGGTTTTCAGATTCTAAAATGCTCCCTCTGATGCCTTCACGTGCAGGAGTCGGACTCGGAGAGCGGCGGCGGCGGGAGTCTGGAGGCCGTCGTGGAGCAGCTGACTCGATTCAGGAGTGAAGTCCGAGCGTTCGCCCTCACGCGTCAGGACGCTCCGACCGTCGGATCCTCCAAAAAACCAGGACTTTACCCGGATAGAATCCCCCTCCTCAAATCCTGCGACACCCTCAGAAACGACCTGGCTCCCCTCGGCGTGCTAATAAAGGTACGctgcgattaaaaaaaaaacactttgacttCAAATCTGAATTTACAAGAGGAacgttttcttgtgtttcaggacCGAGGAGCAACATCAACGTGGGAGATCACGACGGGGAAACAGAGAGACGATGAAGAGCACGACGCGTCCAGCTGAAATCCACCTCTCACctcaaaaacagacttttctAAAGACTCgatgaaaacacagaaacaaggTGTAAAGACTCCTGACGCTCAATTCTCTAATAAACTTAATTAAAATTGACATTATGGATTATGTCTCTACTTATTCTGCTGCTGATGATAATATTTATGGCGGTTTTGATGCCGCTTataactctcaagaacagctgtagacgttgtgctctgcctctggtcacttcctcctcccccccacactctcaggtctgctgatGCAAACCTCAGTCGATACCTCCGAGCATAAAAACAAcggattgttttgttttagagcACTTGGTATTGAAAAGATGCGACAAAAAGAAAGACTCTAAAATCGTGTCAGTTCACAgaagttcatttattttctccccACAGGAGAGCGAAGCTGCTGCTAGTCGTGTTGATGGGTTTGGTGTTTTCAGTAAAGACATTAAGGTGCTGCAGATCAATCAAGAATGGAGTCTGAATAAATAGCAcatagtctttaaaaaaaagaatcctctgCTGATAGCAAACACCAGCTAACAGCAGACAGAGAGTCCAGTTTAAATCTTCACACAGGTTGAAGTCGTCCAGATGTGCAGCAGAGGTGAAGAGTCTATCGGGATGTCATGTCTCCTCCGTCCTCTAGGCGCTGCTGCGGCTCTCCGGCTGCAGGTTGATCAGAGAGTTGCTGGCCTGAGCGAGCTCCGTGATGGACACGCGTCCTCTCTGTCTGATGAAACGAGCCACCGAGTCCAGCTCCTCCGGGGTGATGGAGATAAACTTCCCTCTGTCGTCAATCACTCCTGCAGAACGCACAAGAGTGTCACATAAATGTAGAAGTGGattgtaaatataaaatattgacagtaaaaatgtttaaacacagaTCTCAGACCTGTGAGGGATCCTTCAGCCAACAGGTCCTGCAGTCTGTTGATGGCGTCCTGAGTCCTCATCCCGAAGTGAGACGCCAAATCCTCGAGGAGAACCACCTTGGAGCtctgcaggacagagaggagactcAACTCATCAGACGGGACAGAGCAGgatgaagctgtgtgtgtgtgtgtgtgt
The sequence above is drawn from the Labrus bergylta chromosome 24, fLabBer1.1, whole genome shotgun sequence genome and encodes:
- the cars2 gene encoding probable cysteine--tRNA ligase, mitochondrial isoform X1 — translated: MWSYSVRSLLWRSKVLRAALWVTSRQHGSSSCVGGSGRKWITPAGFDSGLKTYNSLTKQKEPLILAREGVATWYSCGPTVYDHAHLGHACSYVRFDVLQRILSRLFGITVLHAMVITDIDDKIIKRSWEENVSPAVISSMFEEEFKKDMLSLKVIPPAVYLRVTENVHHIVAFIQRIIQNGHAYTTKEGDVFFDIRSIGDRYGKFVGAVESQGEADASSGSANKRDSRDFALWKPSKPQEPFWESPWGRGRPGWHIECSTIASSVFGSQLDVHSGGIDLAFPHHENEVAQSEAYHQCEQWANYFLHSGHLHLKGSAEKMSKSLKNYVTIKDFLQSYSANEFRMLCLLTRYRSAIDYSDSSMSEARSSLETITTFIHGAQAYMKGQLQCSPVQEASLWERLAETKSSVLKSLADDFDTPRAVGAVMNLVYHGNRQLQPVSKSDGVVRSPAVFAAMISYIRDLLDVFGIDLQHRKESDSESGGGGSLEAVVEQLTRFRSEVRAFALTRQDAPTVGSSKKPGLYPDRIPLLKSCDTLRNDLAPLGVLIKDRGATSTWEITTGKQRDDEEHDASS
- the cars2 gene encoding probable cysteine--tRNA ligase, mitochondrial isoform X2, encoding MWSYSVRSLLWRSKVLRAALWVTSRQHGSSSCVGGSGRKWITPAGFDSGLKTYNSLTKQKEPLILAREGVATWYSCGPTVYDHAHLGHACSYVRFDVLQRILSRLFGITVLHAMVITDIDDKIIKRSWEENVSPAVISSMFEEEFKKDMLSLKVIPPAVYLRVTENVHHIVAFIQRIIQNGHAYTTKEGDVFFDIRSIGDRYGKFVGAVESQGEAGSANKRDSRDFALWKPSKPQEPFWESPWGRGRPGWHIECSTIASSVFGSQLDVHSGGIDLAFPHHENEVAQSEAYHQCEQWANYFLHSGHLHLKGSAEKMSKSLKNYVTIKDFLQSYSANEFRMLCLLTRYRSAIDYSDSSMSEARSSLETITTFIHGAQAYMKGQLQCSPVQEASLWERLAETKSSVLKSLADDFDTPRAVGAVMNLVYHGNRQLQPVSKSDGVVRSPAVFAAMISYIRDLLDVFGIDLQHRKESDSESGGGGSLEAVVEQLTRFRSEVRAFALTRQDAPTVGSSKKPGLYPDRIPLLKSCDTLRNDLAPLGVLIKDRGATSTWEITTGKQRDDEEHDASS